One genomic segment of Primulina tabacum isolate GXHZ01 chromosome 9, ASM2559414v2, whole genome shotgun sequence includes these proteins:
- the LOC142504539 gene encoding LOW QUALITY PROTEIN: potassium transporter 6-like (The sequence of the model RefSeq protein was modified relative to this genomic sequence to represent the inferred CDS: deleted 1 base in 1 codon), producing MCGDEFPGVLSEFSMDPESGNFQNHVKKESWRTVLTLAYQSLGVVYGDLSTSPLYVYTSTFAEDIEHSKTNEEIFGVLSFVFWTLTLVPLLKYVFIVLRADDNGEGGTFALYSLLCRHAKLNSLPSFQLADEDLSSYKKDIISPAPSAFGAKLKSTLEKYRVLQKILLLLSLLGACMVIGDGILTPAISVFSAVSGVELAMAKEHHKYVEVPVTCVILIALFCLQHYGTHRVGFLFAPVVILWLLCISVIGVYNIFHWNPHVYQALSPYYMYKFLKKTQRSGWMSLGGILLCITGSEAMFADLGHFSQLSIKIAFTSIVYPSLVLAYMGQAAYISRNHEIQNDYRVGFYVSVPEILRWPVLVIAILAAVVGSQAIITGTFSIIKQCSSLGCFPKVKIVHTSSKIHGQIYIPEINWILMILCLAVTVGFRDTKRLGNASGLAAITVMLVTTCLMSLVIVICWHQSVALAVCFVVFFGALEALYFSASLIKFLEGAWVPIALSFIFMTVMCVWHYGTLKKYEYDVQNKVSVDWLLELGPSLGIVRVKGIGLIHTELVSGIPAIFSHFVTNLPAFHQVLIFLCVKSVPIPHVKHEERFLVGHIGPREYRIYRCVVRYGYRDAHKDDIQFENDLICSIAEYIRTGNAGINDSMKNLGNRQNEKMVVVGTPSTHLDGVRLREENEIDPEKPGTSELREIRSPRCVQPRKRVSFVIPESPTMDRGAREELRELMEAREGGIAYILGHSYVKTKQGSSLVKKMVINFGYDFLRRNSRASTYALSVPHASTLEVGMVYNV from the exons ATGTG CGGTGATGAATTTCCTGGGGTCCTGAGTGAATTTTCAATGGATCCCGAAAGTGGGAATTTTCAGAATCATGTAAAA AAAGAGTCTTGGAGAACAGTATTGACATTGGCTTATCAGAGTTTAGGTGTTGTGTATGGGGATTTGAGTACATCACCATTATATGTGTACACGAGTACTTTTGCAGAAGATATTGAACATTCCAAGACTAATGAAGAAATTTTTGGGGTTCTTTCCTTTGTGTTTTGGACTTTAACTTTAGTCCCACTTTTGAAGTATGTGTTCATTGTTCTGAGGGCTGATGATAATGGTGAAGGAGGCACTTTTGCATTGTATTCACTCTTATGTAGACATGCTAAGTTAAATTCATTGCCTAGTTTTCAATTAGCAGATGAGGATTTATCGTCGTACAAAAAGGATATTATAAGTCCTGCACCCTCAGCCTTTGGGGCGAAGCTTAAATCTACTTTGGAAAAATATAGAGTTTTGCAAAAAATTTTGCTTTTGTTGTCTCTTCTGGGTGCTTGTATGGTGATTGGAGATGGTATACTAACTCCAGCAATTTCAG TTTTTTCTGCAGTTTCTGGTGTCGAACTTGCGATGGCAAAAGAGCATCACAAAT ATGTGGAGGTCCCAGTCACCTGTGTCATATTGATAGCTTTGTTTTGCCTTCAACATTATGGCACCCAC AGGGTCGGATTCTTGTTCGCGCCTGTGGTCATATTGTGGCTTTTGTGTATTAGTGTCATCGGTGTTTACAATATTTTCCACTGGAATCCCCATGTGTATCAAGCTCTGTCTCCATACTACATGTACAAATTTCTAAAGAAAACTCAAAGAAGTGGCTGGATGTCCTTGGGAGGGATCTTACTATGCATAACAG GTTCTGAGGCAATGTTTGCTGATCTCGGGCATTTTTCCCAGCTATCAATAAAG ATAGCTTTCACATCCATTGTCTATCCGTCGCTAGTTCTTGCATATATGGGGCAAGCTGCCTATATTTCCCGGAATCATGAAATTCAAAATGATTATCGTGTAGGGTTTTATGTGTCTGTGCCTG AGATATTAAGATGGCCGGTACTTGTGATTGCAATACTGGCTGCAGTAGTTGGAAGCCAAGCCATTATTACTGGAACTTTTTCCATCATTAAGCAGTGCTCCTCCTTAGGGTGCTTTCCAAAAGTGAAAATCGTGCATACATCCTCAAAAATTCATGGACAGATATACATTCCAGAGATTAACTGGATTTTAATGATTCTATGTTTAGCTGTCACTGTTGGTTTCAGAGACACGAAACGTTTAGGCAACGCCTCTG GTTTGGCAGCTATAACCGTCATGCTTGTTACAACATGTCTGATGTCTCTTGTCATTGTGATATGCTGGCACCAAAGTGTTGCCCTTGCAGTTTGCTTTGTTGTATTCTTTGGGGCACTCGAGGCTTTATATTTCTCCGCGTCTCTGATCAAGTTTCTTGAAGGAGCATGGGTGCCAATCGCCCTTTCATTCATTTTCATGACTGTGATGTGTGTGTGGCATTATGGAACGCTTAAAAAGTACGAGTATGATGTTCAAAACAAAGTTTCTGTCGACTGGCTACTTGAATTGGGCCCGAGTTTGGGGATTGTACGTGTTAAAGGGATTGGTCTTATACATACAGAACTGGTATCCGGAATCCCTGCCATTTTCTCCCATTTCGTCACCAATCTTCCAGCGTTCCACCAGGTACTTATTTTCCTTTGTGTCAAATCCGTCCCTATCCCTCATGTTAAACATGAAGAACGGTTTCTTGTTGGACACATTGGCCCCAGAGAGTACCGTATTTATAGATGCGTCGTTCGTTATGGCTATCGTGATGCACACAAGGATGACATACAGTTTGAGAACGACCTTATATGCAGCATCGCAGAGTACATCCGTACGGGGAATGCAGGTATAAACGATTCCATGAAAAATTTGGGTAATCGGCAAAATGAAAAAATGGTTGTAGTCGGAACACCCTCGACTCATCTAGACGGGGTTCGGCTACGTGAGGAAAACGAAATTGATCCTGAGAAGCCTGGCACATCAGAGCTCAGAGAGATACGTTCTCCACGGTGTGTTCAACCGAGGAAACGGGTTAGCTTCGTCATACCCGAGAGCCCGACAATGGACAGAGGCGCACGCGAAGAGTTGAGAGAACTGATGGAAGCTAGAGAAGGCGGTATAGCCTATATTCTGGGACATTCATATGTCAAAACAAAGCAAGGAtcaagtttggtcaagaaaatggTGATAAATTTTGGTTATGATTTCTTAAGAAGGAATAGTAGAGCTTCTACGTATGCATTGAGTGTGCCTCATGCGTCTACTTTAGAAGTGGGGATGGTGTACAATGTGTAA